A window of the Paenibacillus woosongensis genome harbors these coding sequences:
- a CDS encoding alpha/beta-type small acid-soluble spore protein, with protein MAQNNNSSNDLVVRQASGALEQMKYEVAQELGISFPQDGYAGNLTSYENGSIGGFITKRLVTIAEQQLAGQFQ; from the coding sequence ATGGCTCAAAATAATAATTCTTCGAACGACCTGGTGGTTAGACAAGCTTCCGGCGCTCTGGAGCAAATGAAATATGAAGTAGCTCAGGAGCTTGGCATCTCTTTCCCACAAGACGGATATGCCGGTAACCTGACTTCTTACGAAAACGGTTCGATTGGTGGTTTCATCACCAAACGTCTGGTAACAATTGCCGAGCAGCAGCTGGCAGGTCAATTCCAATAA